GAGGCGCGTAACTCTGCACGGTTCATAAACGAAGTGTTTAGTTCACTGCGCGGCAAGTCAAAACAAAATGTTGACTAACCATGAAACATGGTGTTGACTTTCTGTATGACTGAACTGGACAAAGCGATTGAGCATTGCGGGAGCGCAGCAGCGCTCGCTGACAAGCTTGGCGTCGTGCCGATGACAGTCTCCCAGTGGCGAAAGCGGGGGCGTGTGCCAGCTGAGCGATGCCGAGCGGTAGAGGAGGCCACGGAAGGTGAAGTCACCCGCTACGCATTGCGCCCGGATGTATTTGGTGACGCACCAGAGGCCGCCGCTTGATGTCTCCCCGAGTCTCCCCAGGGCGTTCCATGGCGCCCGCCCCGTTGCCGGCCGGCTTACATAGCCGGTCGGCTTTTCTTTGCTCATTCGATCGATCTGCATCGGTCGTATTACCTGCTGCTTGCCCCATGCCGATGAGGATGTTCGATGTCTGAGCCTCTGCCTATGTCCGGTGCTGGACAGACCCACGTTACGCGCGTGGATGTGCTGGTGTTCTATCTCCAGCGCGCTACGGCTGAGACGCGTTTTTCATTGGACGATTTTTCGGAGGCGTTGGCCCGTGCGTACCACGGGCTGGTACCGGAACATGCCCGGTCGCTCGATCTGGAGCCGCCGCAGGATCGCGGCTCGTACAGCGACTACGCGAAGGCGGTTGGCCGTATCCGTAAACGGGTGCAGCGATACGTGGATGGGTCACTGCATCTGCCGGTGGAACTGGAGGAGGCGTGGGTAGCTGCCTTGCCGGATCCGTACCAGCAGGCTGCCCGTACGCGCTTGGCGCGGCGGTATGGCTTTCTGGCCGCCGAGACACCTCAGACCGCTGCGTGCACGGATGGCGAGGCGGTGGGTCGGGTGATGACCCAAACCGGGGAGTGCTTGAGCGGCTTGTCGCAGGCCCTGGCCGACGGGGTGATTGATGCGGACGACCTGCGTCGAGACCCGACACTGATGGATCGCATCTTTGACGCGCAGGCCGCGCTAGCGAGTGTGGCGGCGCGGGTGGCTCAGGTGCAGTCGGGGGCAGGCAATGGCTGATGTCGTAGATCGTGCCCAGGTCTTACAGGATCTGCACCTGCACCAGGCGCTGAGTAATCGGTGCAGCCCGGCGCAGCGAGTGCTGGTGTGCGGCGATTGCGGTGGCCGCAATGATCGTCCTGATTACGCCATTTGCTCGGACTGCCTCCTGGACCGCCAGACGGAGCCGGGGGAGGAGGCGTGAGCGAACTGTTCGACTCGGCCCCAGAGGCTGTCGCGGCGCCCGCTGCGATGAAGGATTTACTGCCGGGTTGGCAGCGGGTGCGTGACACGAATTACTTGCAGAGCCCTTGCGGACGGGTGCGCATCTACCGTTCTGGCCCAATACCGGGGACATCGGGGCAGAGTTACCCCGTGTATGTGCAGCTGGCCGGCGAGTGGGTCAGTGTGCGCACGTGCCGACTGGAGCTGGCGCCGGCAGCGAGTCTTGCGAAGCAGGTGTTGGAAGAGCTCGCGGAGCAGCTGCCGTGACGGTTACGTCCACGCACGAGGCGATCGTGCATGCGATCGATCAACTTGCCGCCGAAGGCCTCATCGTCGAGTCCCTGGAGCTGGACAAGCGCACCTACTGCCCGGTGTCTCGCGAGGTGGTGGGTAAGCCACCGAAAAAGGACACCGGCCGCTATTACGCCAAGTTGATCACGCTGCGCGATGGCGGCTCGATGGTCAT
The window above is part of the Abyssibacter profundi genome. Proteins encoded here:
- a CDS encoding transcriptional regulator, with protein sequence MTELDKAIEHCGSAAALADKLGVVPMTVSQWRKRGRVPAERCRAVEEATEGEVTRYALRPDVFGDAPEAAA